DNA sequence from the Bacillus pumilus genome:
TTTGATAAGCGCGGAACGTCATACAAAACAGCTGGGTCACGCATAATTTTATGAAGCGTCTGACTGCCAAGCTGCCCCACAATTTCTTCCGCCGTCTTTTTCCCTATCCCTTCGAATAAATCACTTGAGAGATAATGAATGATTCCTTGCTTTGTTGTCGGTACTTCCTTTTGAAAATGAGTCGCCTGAAACTGTTCACCAAATTTCGGGTGACTTGTGACTTTGCCATAGAAGGTGTAAGTTTCTTCCTCATGAAGTGCTGGGAAGTAGCCTGTGACAGATGCTGTTTTTTCCTCTAAGTTTTCCGATGTTTCAATGACTTTCACCTTTAACACCGAGTATAAATTACTTTCATTATGGAAAATAACGGCTTGAACTGTCCCCTTTAAAAATGGTTCGTCCTCAAGCTTCATTTGATCTGGATGTTCCTGCACAGGTCTTCCCTCCTTCCGTCTATTCTGCCTCTTGAATTAGCTTTTGCGCATGTAGTGCCAGCATATGGTCAGGCTGCACGTCAATCGCTTTTCCTAGCATCTCAAGTGCTTCGTCTTTTTTCTCTAAGTATGCATACGCAACCCCTAAATTATAAAAGGCATCTGCATGCTGCGGATCACGCGCGATCACCTCGGTAAAGGTCGTCACCGCTTCTTCCAGCAACTGTTCATTGGCTAAGCACATGCCAAATTGGAACCTTGCTTCATTATCATCTTCATTCAGTTCGATGGCACGCTGAAGATAAGGCATCGCAAGCTTCGGCTGCTCTAATTTGATGAGCGTTTGCCCCAGCATATAAAATAAATCACTATTTTCCATCCCAGCTTGAAGTGCTTGTTCAAAATAGTCTTTTGCTTTCATAAAGTCTTCTTTTAATGTGTAGACATTTCCTGCCCCGTAATAGGCTGCAGCTGCGGCGTGATCAAGTTCTATTGCTTTTTGAAAGAAGTTTAACGCACGTTCAAATTCATTGATGCTTGAAAGCAAGTTCGCAAAGTTAATATATGGAACCGGGTCTTTCGGGCTTTCTTCAATGGCTTTCGTAAAAGCTTCTGCTGCTTTTTCGATGTTCCCTTGATTTAAGGCTTCTATTCCGATTTCGTTATGATTCATTCGCTCTCTCATCCTTTCATTAAAAAACCTCAACAGCGACGTTGAGGTTTTGAAAACATGTTACACATACGACAGCTTTTGGCCGTCCTTAAAGACATCGTCAATTGTTCCGCCGCCGAGACATTCGTCGCCATCATAAAAAACAACCGCTTGTCCTGGTGTGACAGCACGAACAGGTTCATCAAAGATGACCATCGCTTCTTGCTCACCTGTCATTTTCACCTTCACATGGTGATCTTCTTGACGGTATCTGAATTTAGCCGTGCAGGTTAATTCACCGTTTTCACCGACAATATGAGGACGAGTCCAGCTAATATTGACGGCTGAAATGCTTTCAGAATATAAAAGTGGATTGTGGAAACCTTGTTCGACAAACAGAATATTTTGTTCCAAGTCTTTTCCAACGACAAACCAAGGATCACCGCTGCCGCCAATGCCTAGACCTTGGCGCTGACCGATCGTGTAATACATCAGTCCATCGTGCTCCCCTTTAACTTCTCCGTCCATCGTCTGCATCACGCCAGGCTGGGCAGGCAAATATTGACTAAGGAACGTTTTAAAGTTTCTTTCTCCAATAAAGCAAATACCCGTTGAATCTTTTTTCGTTGCTGTTGCAAGCTCTGCTTCTTTTGCCAATTCACGAACCCTTTTTTTCTCTAGATCACCGATTGGAAACATGACTTTATCAAGCTGTTCCTGAGTCAGCTGATTTAAGAAATACGTTTGGTCTTTGTTGGCATCAAGACCTCTTAGCATTTTAACTTCATCGCCAGTTCTGTCGACGCGCGCATAGTGACCTGTTGCTAAATAATCCGCACCGAGTGACAATGCGTGCTCAAGGAACGCTTTGAACTTAATTTCTTTGTTGCACATGACATCTGGGTTTGGCGTTCTGCCCGCTTTATATTCATCAAGGAAATATTGAAACACTTTGTCCCAATATTGCTTCTCGAAATTCACTGCATAATAAGGGATTCCAATTTGGTTGCATACGCGGATGACATCCTCATAGTCCTCCGTTGCTGTACATACACCATTTTCATCTGTGTCATCCCAGTTTTTCATAAATATGCCGATTACATCATAGCCTTGCTCCTTTAACATAAGAGCAGCAACTGATGAATCGACTCCACCGGACATACCGACCACAACTCTTGTGTCTTCTGGTCTTTTTGTCATCTTCATCAACTCCATTTTCAATGAAACAGCATGTGCGTTTCGTTCTTCAGGTGCCTGGCTGTTTCATTTTTCACACACGAACAAAAGAGGAACGTTTATTTGGCTAAGCGTTTGACAACAGCTACTATCTTGCGCGCCGCCTGCTTCACATGATCCTCTTCATTCCCAAGACCGAAGCTTATTCTGACTGAGGACGTCAGCTTGTCTGCTTCTTCGCCATACATGGCGCTTAACACGTGTGAAGGAAGGACGGATCCAGCCGTACATGCAGACCCACTTGAAACAGCAATTCCTTCCATATCTAAATTCACAAGTAACGATTCGATAGAAACGCCCGGGAAATGAACATTTAAAATGTGCGGCAATGTCTCTTCCGGGTGCCCATTGATAGAGAAATCGAGTGATTCCTCTTCGAATACTTGTAGCATGATTTCTTTGAGCTTACCATAATGCATGGCTTTTTCTCTTCTATTTTGCTTCGTTAATTGAACAGCTTCTGCAAGTCCGACGATTCCTGCCACATTTTCAGTGCCAGCACGGCGTTTTCTTTCTTGTTCTCCTCCGAAAATTTGCGGAGAAAGTTTCACGCCTTCGTTTACATATAAAAAGCCCGTTCCCATTGGACCATTTAGCTTATGGCCAGAAGCAGATAAGAGATCAATATGAAGGTCTGCTACATCGATTGGCATTGTTCCAAACGCCTGCACGGCGTCTGTATGAAAATGAGCAGTGTGATTGTGTAAAAGCTCGCCAATGTCTTTGATTGGCTGAATCACACCTGTTTCATTATTGCCGTACATGATGGTCACAAGAATCGTATCATCTCTTAGTGCTTGTTTTAGTTGTTCAAGATGAATCAATCCAGTTTCATCCACATCTAAATATGTCACGTCAAATCCTAGCTTCTCTAGGCGTTCACATGTGTGCAGCACCGCATGATGCTCTGTTTTTGCTGTAATGATATGTTTTCCTTCATGCTGTCTTGCCATGGCCACACCTGTAATCGCCAGGTTGTCCGCCTCTGTTCCTCCACTTGTGAGGATGATCTCCTGTGGTTTACAGTGTAATTCTCCTGCAATCACTTCTCTTGCTTCATCGAGCCACTTTCTTGCCTCGCGCCCATATGAATGAATACTAGAGGGATTGCCAAATATCTCTGTAAAGTAAGGCATCATCTTGTCCACAATACGCTGATCCATCGGCGTTGTGGCTGCATGATCTAAATAGATACGTTCCATTCCCGGTACACCTCTGATCTAAATATAGAACATATACGCCTCTTGATCCTCGTCATCTTTATAGCTTGCCAAGTCTTCAAGAGTTGTATTGTCCAGTACGTCTTTTACTGCATCACGAATCCGAATCCAAAGTGCACGCTTTGCTGGTTCTTCGTTTTCAATGACTTCGACAGGACTAATCGGTCCTTCTAATACACGAATAATATCACCGGCTGTGATCTCGTTTGGTTCATGTGCAAGAACATAGCCGCCGTATGCACCGCGAATACTTTTCACAAGACGGGCATTCCGAAGTGGTGATACAAGCTGCTCTAAATAATGCTCAGACAAATTATTGTTTTGAGCGATTGATTTTAATGATGTAGGGCCTTCGCCATGTTTTTTGGCTAATTCGATCATGATCGTCAGACCA
Encoded proteins:
- a CDS encoding tetratricopeptide repeat protein — encoded protein: MNHNEIGIEALNQGNIEKAAEAFTKAIEESPKDPVPYINFANLLSSINEFERALNFFQKAIELDHAAAAAYYGAGNVYTLKEDFMKAKDYFEQALQAGMENSDLFYMLGQTLIKLEQPKLAMPYLQRAIELNEDDNEARFQFGMCLANEQLLEEAVTTFTEVIARDPQHADAFYNLGVAYAYLEKKDEALEMLGKAIDVQPDHMLALHAQKLIQEAE
- the mnmA gene encoding tRNA 2-thiouridine(34) synthase MnmA gives rise to the protein MTKRPEDTRVVVGMSGGVDSSVAALMLKEQGYDVIGIFMKNWDDTDENGVCTATEDYEDVIRVCNQIGIPYYAVNFEKQYWDKVFQYFLDEYKAGRTPNPDVMCNKEIKFKAFLEHALSLGADYLATGHYARVDRTGDEVKMLRGLDANKDQTYFLNQLTQEQLDKVMFPIGDLEKKRVRELAKEAELATATKKDSTGICFIGERNFKTFLSQYLPAQPGVMQTMDGEVKGEHDGLMYYTIGQRQGLGIGGSGDPWFVVGKDLEQNILFVEQGFHNPLLYSESISAVNISWTRPHIVGENGELTCTAKFRYRQEDHHVKVKMTGEQEAMVIFDEPVRAVTPGQAVVFYDGDECLGGGTIDDVFKDGQKLSYV
- a CDS encoding cysteine desulfurase family protein — its product is MERIYLDHAATTPMDQRIVDKMMPYFTEIFGNPSSIHSYGREARKWLDEAREVIAGELHCKPQEIILTSGGTEADNLAITGVAMARQHEGKHIITAKTEHHAVLHTCERLEKLGFDVTYLDVDETGLIHLEQLKQALRDDTILVTIMYGNNETGVIQPIKDIGELLHNHTAHFHTDAVQAFGTMPIDVADLHIDLLSASGHKLNGPMGTGFLYVNEGVKLSPQIFGGEQERKRRAGTENVAGIVGLAEAVQLTKQNRREKAMHYGKLKEIMLQVFEEESLDFSINGHPEETLPHILNVHFPGVSIESLLVNLDMEGIAVSSGSACTAGSVLPSHVLSAMYGEEADKLTSSVRISFGLGNEEDHVKQAARKIVAVVKRLAK
- the cymR gene encoding cysteine metabolism transcriptional regulator CymR — translated: MKISTKGRYGLTIMIELAKKHGEGPTSLKSIAQNNNLSEHYLEQLVSPLRNARLVKSIRGAYGGYVLAHEPNEITAGDIIRVLEGPISPVEVIENEEPAKRALWIRIRDAVKDVLDNTTLEDLASYKDDEDQEAYMFYI